A portion of the Halodesulfovibrio aestuarii DSM 17919 = ATCC 29578 genome contains these proteins:
- a CDS encoding HEAT repeat domain-containing protein has protein sequence MSECDKILNQLRSDESEVVRDAAFIAGAEKIECAVPELIRHMQEGNLGVQEAAERALRVIRGEKTVQAVIPLLVSEEAPVRNAAMDILREIAEDDLESVMGQLDSSNPDLRIFISDILGSSNSLFSVAPLCDALLNDQEVNVRYQAAVSLGELGFSDAADSLIQALEDEEWVQFSVIEALTKIGAAQTSGALVRALGKSTPLVASMIVEALGEMGDLKIVPLLIDQMKTAPSPLQNKICKAVVQLLGDKTLELLPADKRDQFNKALLVALEDEDEEIQLAALRGLSTAKGDEATRKVMSTVATFNIDRDTDKLIAAVECLAHIGCNDAMLDVFLEDNELSLRVAAEAVSRMSENEMKKAVPTILSIFNDKGLFVQRDLITVLVKAADASEEKFFQNLLKEHTDEVILKKALYFLGENSSSLKCAEMIFEKLSHESFEVKDAALEAAIAMNNEMLWIRFVSSVESENATDRMMAVYALGKSKNDVYVELLKEALSDPVVDVRLVALEGLLALSSQSTVFAEQVQSLLHDSNRDIRLAVVDMIGKTQSEAYLHYLIEALDDEDDWVAIRAIEHLGELQNDEVVEPLLGVFAARSVLVQHRVIKTLGNMGTERCFGALLTMMRHEDPEICEAAEQAADQIRSR, from the coding sequence ATGTCTGAATGTGACAAAATTTTAAATCAGTTACGCTCTGATGAATCCGAGGTCGTTCGCGATGCTGCCTTTATTGCAGGTGCAGAGAAGATAGAGTGTGCGGTTCCGGAATTGATTCGTCATATGCAGGAAGGTAACCTCGGTGTACAGGAAGCTGCCGAACGTGCTCTTCGCGTGATTCGTGGCGAAAAAACTGTTCAGGCGGTTATTCCGCTGCTTGTTTCAGAAGAAGCTCCGGTGCGAAACGCCGCAATGGATATCTTGCGAGAAATTGCAGAAGACGATCTGGAAAGTGTAATGGGCCAGTTGGATAGCTCTAATCCGGATCTTCGCATTTTTATCTCAGATATTTTGGGTTCATCCAATAGTCTATTTTCAGTTGCTCCGTTGTGTGATGCTTTGCTTAACGATCAGGAAGTAAATGTTCGTTATCAAGCCGCAGTGAGCTTGGGTGAACTTGGTTTTTCTGATGCCGCAGACAGCTTGATTCAGGCACTTGAAGATGAGGAGTGGGTTCAGTTTTCAGTAATTGAAGCACTTACTAAGATCGGTGCCGCTCAGACATCCGGAGCATTAGTCAGAGCGCTTGGAAAGTCTACTCCGCTTGTTGCTTCCATGATTGTTGAAGCTCTTGGGGAAATGGGGGACTTGAAGATTGTTCCGCTGCTTATTGATCAGATGAAGACAGCCCCGTCTCCATTACAGAACAAAATTTGCAAAGCAGTTGTGCAGCTTTTGGGTGACAAGACTCTTGAATTGCTTCCGGCTGATAAGCGAGACCAGTTTAATAAAGCGCTGCTGGTAGCTCTTGAGGATGAGGATGAGGAGATTCAGCTCGCAGCATTACGTGGTCTTTCAACAGCAAAAGGAGACGAAGCTACACGGAAGGTGATGAGTACCGTAGCCACTTTCAATATTGATCGTGATACCGACAAGCTTATTGCTGCCGTTGAGTGTCTTGCACATATCGGTTGTAACGACGCGATGCTGGATGTGTTTCTTGAAGATAATGAACTTTCCTTGCGTGTTGCAGCGGAAGCAGTTTCCCGTATGTCAGAAAATGAGATGAAGAAAGCTGTTCCGACTATTCTTTCCATCTTTAATGACAAAGGGCTTTTCGTTCAGCGTGATCTTATTACTGTGCTTGTTAAAGCTGCCGATGCTTCAGAAGAAAAGTTTTTTCAGAATTTGTTGAAAGAGCATACTGATGAAGTGATTCTTAAAAAGGCATTGTACTTCCTTGGAGAAAATTCAAGCTCGTTGAAGTGTGCTGAAATGATTTTCGAAAAGTTGTCTCATGAATCCTTTGAAGTGAAAGATGCAGCGTTAGAAGCTGCCATTGCCATGAATAATGAGATGCTCTGGATTCGCTTTGTTTCCAGTGTGGAAAGTGAGAATGCCACAGACCGTATGATGGCTGTATATGCTTTGGGTAAATCAAAGAATGATGTGTATGTTGAATTGCTTAAAGAGGCGCTTTCCGACCCTGTTGTAGATGTCCGGCTTGTAGCGCTCGAAGGTTTGCTTGCTTTAAGCTCTCAATCTACCGTTTTTGCAGAACAGGTGCAAAGTCTGCTTCATGATAGCAATAGAGACATTCGCCTTGCTGTTGTGGATATGATTGGTAAGACACAGTCCGAAGCCTATCTGCATTACCTTATTGAAGCTCTGGATGATGAAGATGATTGGGTTGCGATACGCGCAATAGAGCATCTTGGTGAGTTACAGAACGATGAGGTTGTAGAACCGTTATTAGGTGTTTTTGCGGCAAGAAGCGTTTTGGTTCAGCATAGGGTAATAAAAACGCTTGGTAACATGGGGACAGAACGTTGTTTTGGAGCCTTGTTAACTATGATGAGGCACGAAGATCCGGAGATTTGCGAGGCAGCTGAACAGGCAGCGGATCAGATTAGAAGCAGGTAG
- a CDS encoding CheR family methyltransferase: MSSLFSRTTSFQRELHASDEEFRQIRDHIYELCGIHIADNRKYLVENRLAARLKALNLKSFGEYYYYLRYDKNRRDELNRLYEVITTNETSFYRNPPQLKVFQEVVLKDMLDALRAKRSRRLRIWSAGCSSGEEPYTLGIILHEVLKTEIASWDIKITASDISTAVLDTARSGIYSDYALRTTPPEIIRKYFKKEGREYHLTENVKKLVRFDQLNLNDRLQIKRIERSQIIFCRNVIIYFDDEMKTRVISSFYDNLQPGGALLIGHSESLHNISRAFRPEHHKGAIVYRKDS, from the coding sequence GTGTCATCACTTTTTTCAAGAACGACAAGTTTTCAGCGCGAACTTCACGCCAGTGATGAAGAATTTCGTCAAATTAGAGATCATATCTATGAGTTGTGTGGAATCCATATTGCTGACAACCGAAAGTATCTGGTCGAAAATAGACTGGCAGCGCGTCTTAAGGCTTTGAATCTCAAAAGCTTTGGCGAATATTATTACTATTTGCGGTATGATAAAAATCGTCGGGACGAGTTGAATCGTCTTTATGAAGTTATCACTACGAATGAGACCAGTTTTTATAGAAATCCGCCACAGCTTAAAGTTTTCCAAGAGGTTGTACTCAAAGACATGTTGGATGCTCTAAGGGCAAAGCGTAGCCGAAGGCTCCGTATTTGGTCTGCAGGTTGCTCTTCCGGTGAAGAACCGTACACTTTGGGCATAATTTTGCATGAGGTTCTTAAAACAGAAATTGCTTCCTGGGATATTAAAATTACAGCAAGTGATATTTCTACTGCAGTTCTTGATACCGCAAGGAGTGGAATTTATTCCGATTATGCGCTACGAACTACTCCTCCTGAAATAATTCGTAAATATTTCAAGAAGGAAGGGCGGGAATATCATCTTACAGAAAATGTAAAGAAACTCGTTCGATTCGATCAGTTGAACCTTAATGATAGGTTACAGATTAAACGTATTGAACGGTCTCAAATTATTTTCTGTAGAAACGTAATTATCTATTTTGATGATGAAATGAAGACTCGGGTTATAAGTTCATTCTATGACAACCTCCAACCTGGTGGAGCGTTATTGATTGGACACTCTGAGTCGTTGCATAATATATCCAGAGCCTTTAGACCTGAACATCATAAGGGTGCAATCGTCTACCGCAAAGATAGTTAA
- a CDS encoding chemotaxis protein CheW, translating to MVKTPEEYFEDHLFDVVQAEPANSFTAAEAAFMSKYLGVNETEALERLGLNKSVEPECVLSAVGSDYESTADVNSFSTVTLTAPAGQPVQKLNAPSTLNVDNADSLPAEKKAPVSEIAVAEPVRNDVADDASASFTDDSFGADTQAPVTEEENWLGTGIEREPDLLEQLRNETELQMVSFFLGKQEFTVPISAVQEVIRCLPATKLPVAPPFVTGVINLRGIVTPIIQLRELLGIAGSEEEGQSDRFIVVCKRHGLQFGLVIDTVHTMYRVPQESIDWAVESHLGIAVQYIFGLMKSDDMLIGIISVDNIVEAILEG from the coding sequence ATGGTAAAAACTCCTGAAGAATATTTTGAAGATCATTTATTTGATGTTGTGCAGGCTGAACCTGCAAATAGCTTTACTGCAGCAGAGGCGGCATTTATGTCCAAGTATCTTGGAGTAAATGAGACGGAGGCCTTAGAGCGGCTCGGGTTGAATAAGTCCGTTGAGCCTGAGTGTGTACTTAGTGCAGTTGGTTCAGACTATGAATCTACTGCAGACGTGAACTCGTTTTCTACCGTAACACTGACAGCTCCTGCCGGACAACCCGTTCAAAAGTTGAATGCGCCTTCAACCCTTAATGTTGATAATGCAGACTCCTTGCCTGCTGAAAAAAAAGCTCCGGTTTCTGAGATTGCAGTTGCCGAACCTGTTCGGAATGATGTTGCAGATGATGCCAGTGCATCCTTCACAGACGATAGTTTTGGTGCTGACACACAGGCTCCTGTTACTGAAGAGGAAAATTGGCTTGGTACGGGCATTGAGAGAGAGCCTGATTTGCTTGAGCAACTTCGTAATGAGACTGAATTACAAATGGTCAGTTTTTTCCTTGGAAAACAAGAATTTACTGTGCCAATCAGTGCTGTTCAAGAAGTTATCAGATGTTTGCCGGCAACCAAACTTCCAGTTGCACCCCCCTTTGTTACCGGAGTTATTAATTTACGGGGGATAGTAACGCCGATTATTCAGTTGCGGGAATTACTTGGCATTGCTGGTTCAGAAGAAGAAGGGCAGTCTGATAGATTTATCGTGGTTTGTAAGCGGCACGGACTTCAGTTCGGGCTTGTTATTGATACCGTACATACTATGTATAGAGTTCCGCAAGAATCCATCGACTGGGCTGTTGAATCTCATCTTGGAATAGCGGTTCAGTATATATTTGGTTTAATGAAATCTGATGATATGCTTATTGGTATTATTTCGGTGGATAATATTGTTGAAGCCATCCTTGAAGGATAG
- a CDS encoding protein-glutamate methylesterase/protein-glutamine glutaminase, producing the protein MIRVVVVDDSAFMRKALTTMLEKDPDIKVVATARNGAEGLTVIRQHNPDVVTLDIEMPQMDGLTALRHIMMEMPRPVLMISSLTMEGAESTLKAMELGAVDFIPKQMSRVSLEIVKIEKDLQQKVKYISRRKIRAPRTSRPSLAVKATPRVAPPVMRGRPKRDVVAIGVSTGGPPAVQKVLSKLPANFPAAILIAQHMPAAFTGPFAKRLDSVCKINVKEASGAEPIVPGTAYIAPGGKHIVLQQRGSRMEVVVKEEPADALYKPSANVLIESVAKAQGRRAVGAIFTGMGNDGLLGIRELKSRGGYILAQNDASCVVYGMPKAIVDAKLTDEIVDIDDMASALMASIYK; encoded by the coding sequence TTGATTAGGGTTGTAGTAGTAGATGACTCCGCTTTTATGCGGAAAGCGCTGACAACAATGCTGGAAAAGGATCCAGATATCAAAGTTGTTGCAACAGCACGTAACGGTGCTGAGGGACTTACTGTTATCAGACAGCATAATCCTGATGTTGTAACGCTTGATATTGAGATGCCTCAAATGGACGGCCTTACGGCGCTTCGCCATATTATGATGGAGATGCCTCGCCCTGTTTTGATGATTAGCTCCCTTACTATGGAAGGTGCAGAGTCAACTCTCAAAGCTATGGAGCTTGGGGCAGTTGATTTTATTCCAAAGCAGATGTCCAGGGTTTCTCTTGAGATCGTTAAGATTGAAAAAGATCTTCAACAAAAAGTAAAATATATATCACGCCGGAAAATTCGTGCTCCGCGTACAAGTCGACCATCGCTTGCTGTTAAAGCTACACCGCGTGTCGCACCGCCAGTTATGCGAGGGAGACCAAAGCGTGATGTTGTTGCCATAGGAGTTTCTACCGGTGGTCCTCCGGCGGTACAGAAGGTGTTATCAAAACTTCCTGCTAACTTTCCTGCTGCAATTCTAATTGCACAACATATGCCGGCAGCGTTTACCGGCCCTTTTGCAAAACGTTTGGATAGTGTTTGCAAGATTAATGTGAAGGAAGCTTCAGGAGCTGAGCCCATTGTGCCCGGAACTGCATATATTGCACCGGGGGGAAAGCATATAGTATTGCAGCAGCGTGGCTCAAGAATGGAAGTTGTGGTGAAAGAAGAGCCTGCTGATGCATTGTACAAGCCATCTGCAAACGTGCTGATTGAGTCTGTTGCTAAAGCACAGGGGCGTCGGGCTGTGGGGGCAATTTTTACAGGGATGGGGAATGATGGCTTACTTGGTATTCGTGAATTGAAAAGCAGAGGTGGGTACATCTTAGCCCAGAATGATGCCTCTTGTGTTGTTTACGGAATGCCCAAAGCCATTGTGGACGCTAAGCTGACCGATGAGATTGTGGATATTGACGATATGGCGTCAGCTCTGATGGCAAGCATCTACAAATAA
- a CDS encoding RelA/SpoT family protein yields the protein MIRIQEILDKVTELRPDADVALIQKAYVFSAAAHAGQTRLSGEPYLSHPLSVAYELACMRMDDVSIAAGLLHDTVEDTSATIEGIDAQFGEEVADVVDGVTKISLMTFESKEAAQAENIRKMILAMAEDIRVLIVKLADRVHNMRTLDFQKTHKQKLISQETMDIYVPLANRLGLHRIKLELEDLSFRYLRPEVFNSITEWLEENRRSGQDYIQSVIQLLSSMMGDNNIKAQIKGRIKYRYSIYRKMEQQNLTLDQVHDIIAFRVIVKDVRDCYAVLGLVHAMWKPVHGRFKDYISMPKANMYQSLHTTVMGPEGERIEIQIRTEEMDQMAEFGVASHWLYKEGGGGRLKARDVQQFTWLRELLDWQKMETDSKEFMRSLKFDLFKDEVYVFTPGGDVKELPEEASPVDFAYMIHTQVGDKCSGAKVNGKLVPLSTPLKNGDTVEIITDQHRHPSRDWLRFVKTAKARTRINHFIRTEERTRSISLGKEMLEKLGRRMDINVQKALKEGAFEAVAEEFNLKEVDELLSHVGYARLTPRKVLQRLQPKEISEPEEKETVSQPEVRGEQTHANSVGIKGVDDVLVRFARCCTPVPGEAIVGFISRGRGVTVHTSDCPNVQNLEAERLISVYWDGTEDKPYPARIKMISKNIMGMMAKVSDLLMQEKVNLDAGMFHSMVDGMSEMEFTVEVRDVAHLYRTIDKLRALDGMVEVSRLSSSD from the coding sequence ATGATCAGGATTCAGGAAATTTTAGATAAAGTAACAGAGCTGCGCCCAGATGCGGATGTGGCTTTGATTCAGAAAGCGTACGTGTTTTCTGCTGCTGCGCATGCTGGCCAGACTCGTCTTTCCGGTGAGCCGTATTTGTCGCATCCGCTTTCAGTCGCTTACGAGCTTGCCTGTATGCGCATGGATGATGTTTCCATTGCTGCGGGGTTACTGCATGATACGGTAGAGGATACGTCTGCTACAATTGAAGGTATTGATGCACAGTTTGGTGAGGAAGTTGCAGATGTTGTCGATGGCGTAACTAAAATTAGCTTGATGACGTTTGAAAGCAAGGAAGCGGCTCAGGCGGAAAATATCCGCAAAATGATTCTTGCAATGGCGGAAGATATACGCGTTCTTATTGTTAAGCTCGCGGACAGAGTGCACAATATGCGCACTCTGGACTTCCAGAAGACTCATAAGCAAAAACTCATTTCGCAAGAAACTATGGATATATATGTCCCTCTTGCGAACCGTCTCGGCCTGCACCGTATTAAACTGGAACTGGAAGATTTAAGTTTCCGGTACCTGCGTCCGGAAGTATTTAACTCCATCACTGAATGGCTGGAAGAAAATAGAAGGTCCGGACAGGATTACATTCAGAGCGTTATCCAGCTGCTTTCGTCAATGATGGGGGATAACAATATCAAGGCCCAGATTAAGGGGCGCATTAAATACCGTTATTCCATCTATCGTAAGATGGAACAACAGAACCTTACCCTTGACCAAGTTCACGATATTATTGCCTTCCGTGTTATTGTTAAGGATGTGCGTGACTGCTATGCGGTGCTTGGGCTGGTTCATGCCATGTGGAAGCCTGTTCATGGTAGATTTAAAGATTACATCTCCATGCCTAAGGCAAACATGTATCAGAGTCTTCATACTACAGTTATGGGGCCGGAAGGCGAGCGCATTGAAATTCAGATTCGTACTGAAGAAATGGATCAGATGGCTGAATTCGGTGTTGCTTCTCACTGGCTGTATAAAGAAGGTGGCGGCGGACGGTTAAAAGCCCGCGATGTTCAGCAGTTTACATGGCTTCGTGAGTTGCTTGACTGGCAGAAAATGGAAACGGACTCAAAAGAGTTTATGCGCTCTCTGAAGTTCGATCTATTTAAAGACGAAGTTTATGTATTTACCCCCGGGGGGGATGTAAAAGAACTACCTGAGGAAGCAAGTCCGGTTGATTTTGCGTACATGATTCACACTCAGGTTGGTGATAAATGTTCCGGTGCAAAGGTTAACGGCAAACTTGTTCCGCTCTCTACTCCGTTGAAAAATGGTGATACCGTTGAAATTATTACAGACCAACACAGGCATCCCAGCCGCGATTGGTTGCGTTTTGTAAAGACAGCAAAAGCACGTACCCGTATTAATCACTTTATTCGTACCGAAGAGCGCACCCGTTCCATCAGCCTTGGTAAAGAGATGTTGGAAAAACTGGGACGCCGTATGGATATCAACGTTCAGAAGGCTCTTAAAGAGGGCGCCTTTGAAGCTGTTGCGGAAGAATTTAACCTGAAGGAAGTAGATGAACTACTTTCACATGTCGGGTATGCGCGCCTTACTCCCCGAAAAGTCCTTCAGCGCTTGCAGCCGAAAGAAATTTCGGAGCCGGAAGAAAAAGAAACTGTATCCCAGCCGGAAGTAAGAGGGGAACAGACTCATGCGAATAGTGTGGGTATTAAAGGGGTTGATGATGTACTGGTACGTTTTGCGCGCTGCTGTACTCCTGTTCCGGGCGAGGCGATTGTCGGCTTTATTAGTCGCGGACGCGGGGTAACAGTTCACACGTCAGACTGTCCTAATGTACAGAATCTTGAGGCAGAGCGTCTTATTTCTGTGTACTGGGATGGAACGGAAGACAAACCGTATCCTGCACGTATAAAAATGATTTCTAAGAACATCATGGGCATGATGGCGAAGGTTAGTGACCTGCTGATGCAGGAAAAAGTGAACCTTGATGCTGGCATGTTCCATTCAATGGTCGATGGAATGTCAGAAATGGAGTTTACTGTAGAGGTGCGTGACGTTGCACATCTGTACAGAACAATTGATAAACTCCGTGCATTGGACGGAATGGTAGAAGTATCTAGACTTTCTTCTTCAGATTAA
- a CDS encoding response regulator, with protein MSKQILIVDDSKTVRNLVAFIMKNEGFKVTSAEDGLDGLEKLYSCGSVDLIITDINMPHMDGFTFIENVRKQDAYRDLPIVVLSTEGQEQDIKLGMSLGANLYMVKPAQPEKMVRNVRMLLG; from the coding sequence ATGAGTAAACAAATTCTGATTGTAGACGATTCAAAGACCGTTCGAAATCTTGTAGCCTTTATTATGAAAAATGAAGGTTTCAAGGTCACTTCTGCAGAAGATGGTCTTGATGGTCTGGAAAAGCTTTATTCCTGTGGAAGTGTTGATTTGATCATTACAGATATTAACATGCCGCATATGGACGGTTTTACGTTTATTGAAAATGTACGCAAGCAGGATGCATATCGCGATTTGCCTATAGTTGTTCTATCTACCGAAGGGCAAGAACAGGACATTAAGCTTGGAATGAGCCTTGGAGCAAACCTGTACATGGTAAAACCGGCACAGCCAGAAAAAATGGTTCGAAATGTTCGCATGCTGCTGGGCTAG
- a CDS encoding ParA family protein: MNAKVLAIANQKGGVGKTTTTVTLGAALARMNKRVLIMDLDPHACASVHLRFFPDTVQRTTYDLFTAPRKVWPLLWKQLISRKDGQYFDTAPASIRLSELEVDLKEKHGKGSLLKAALEEIRDQYDYILLDCPPQLGMLQVNAIVACDLLIIPIQTDFLALHGLKLLFDTLRTLNKVLPAPVTYRALATMYDKRAGACRRVLDLLGRKMGDLMFSTVIGVDTRFRDASALGKSVYEIDASCRGARGYELLAKEVESLW, from the coding sequence TTGAACGCCAAAGTTCTGGCTATCGCCAACCAAAAAGGCGGCGTAGGTAAAACTACCACCACTGTCACCCTCGGTGCAGCGTTGGCACGTATGAATAAAAGAGTGTTAATTATGGATCTTGACCCTCATGCGTGTGCTTCTGTCCATTTGCGTTTTTTTCCGGATACGGTGCAACGTACGACGTATGACTTGTTTACAGCACCGCGAAAGGTTTGGCCGTTGTTGTGGAAGCAGTTAATCAGCAGGAAGGATGGACAGTATTTTGACACTGCTCCGGCTTCTATCAGGCTTTCTGAACTAGAGGTTGACTTAAAGGAAAAGCACGGAAAGGGGAGTCTGCTCAAGGCTGCACTGGAAGAAATTCGTGATCAGTACGATTATATTCTTCTGGACTGTCCGCCCCAGCTTGGAATGCTTCAGGTAAACGCGATCGTTGCTTGTGATTTGTTGATTATTCCTATTCAAACAGATTTTTTAGCATTACATGGACTGAAATTGCTTTTTGATACACTGCGTACCCTTAATAAGGTGTTGCCAGCGCCTGTTACGTATAGAGCCTTGGCTACAATGTACGACAAGCGGGCGGGGGCCTGTCGCAGAGTTCTGGATTTGCTTGGTAGAAAGATGGGGGATTTAATGTTTTCCACTGTAATTGGGGTGGATACTCGTTTTAGGGACGCAAGTGCTCTTGGAAAGAGCGTGTATGAAATTGACGCATCTTGTCGTGGAGCACGTGGATATGAGCTTTTGGCAAAAGAGGTGGAAAGCTTATGGTAA